A stretch of DNA from Babesia bovis T2Bo chromosome 2, whole genome shotgun sequence:
cagtttcatcatcatcctcAACCAGGAATACAAGCCCATCATCTTCACATGGGCTTTCTTCTTCCAAGGGTTCCGCATCGCTGAATCGATCTATTGTAGTTTCAGGTACCTCAGTGACTGTTTCGCTTGGTTGTGGTATTTCTATAGGTTCAGGGGTATCTGGAACCTCCTTCTTTTCTGTGTTATCTGCTGGTTTAGGCTGTTCGAATGTATCCAAGCCATCGTAGAGATCGAACATAATTTgatcttcatcatcttcgGTAAATGTCATTTTTACAGTAATAAaggtgtgtatatatttaatcGAACATGTCTATATTTTCGTTATCGTTATGTGTCGTTGCACCATTGCCTGTCTGTTGTTTTTTATAtacctgtatatatgacTCTGTGTGTGATGTGTATGGCTTTTTGGGTTCAACATACCAGATTGCGCCACAAATTGTGGCAGTACCGATGTTACCAATAGGTCTTCAAGTTCATACCAGTCACCTGTGGGTGGGTGTAGTACGTGTATCTTGTATCTTCCGGATTCTGGGTTTCCTTGGTGGCATACGCTACATGCCAGATCATATCTTGCGTTTATATCTCCCTTGAAAGGTGACTTATCATCGATATCTGGTTGTAAATGATATAGAGCAGAGTTACTTACATATGCCCATATCCAGGTTCTTCATTGGGAATGAGACGATAGTAGGATTCTTCTCAATGAAGAAGTTATTCTTAGTAAACCTTTTGATGTTGATAACTAGGTAGTCTGGTAACTTccatattttgtatttacATAGCTCTCCATTTGGTGACGTATGCGCGCTTTCACCTTGGAACTTCTGTAGTAGTTGGAATATAGACACTTGCGGTATAATATTCTTCTCCTTGTCATCCTTGAAAATGGGTGCATTAGGCACATCCAGGGTTATCATTTTGAATGGTGTAATCTTTTGGGTCCAGTTATCACCATcctgtgtatatacattcaGCTGTCCTCCAAATGCTTTGGCTACAATAGACTCTGTATTGCTATGTTATGGCTGCTCATAAAATACCTTTCGTTTTTTTATTACGTAGTTTAGTATCCAATCTATTTAGCAACCATGTTAACAGGGCAACAGGATCATTGTGCACTCCAATTTTGTATAACCCCTTGGATGCAACTCCCACAGCTTGTAAGAATTCATGTGGCGATACTATACCTTTAAAATTCttggtgttatatattttccTTATGAGTTCCACCAACGTCGATATTACGTTATCCGGTGGTTGTATCCTGTCGATATCTAGTAGTAGAAGATAATTCCTAACAGTAGCCACTGTGCAGAGCACCTAATAGTGTTAACACTGCTGGAAAACAAGAGTACATATACCTACCTGTATTATAACATTGAAGTAATCCGTCTGTTTCAGGTTATTCAGTCCAATGCATCCTGGATATTGTGATTACACGAATACCGGACTAACCCGGTATAAAATCTGTACCGTCCAAACCTTTACCGTACACTATCTTGGTATCAATATTCTCCACGTACTCCTTGGTATACTTTGGTTTCAAAAATAGCTGTATTTTGTAATGCTAGTTACAGGTACCTACTGCAATATCATTTAATGAAGCATCTTCCACGTGATAGTTATCCGGTAGAGAGTAGACCTTGCAGTCGTGTAAATTAATGAATACATAATGGCGTTCTTCCAGTGCGTGGGTATAAGCGTATGTATTTTTGCCTCTGCCTGCAGGAGATGGACTACCTATGGTAAGCCTTACCTTCAAAGTATCGCCCGCAAACTAAGCAGGCGTAGACATGTTTGTTCGATAACGTAATGGAGCAAACCTTTTCAAAATCAAAATCCAACAAGTGCCTGTTTATAGTTCCTAGATATGGGCACTTAACATGCTTTTTAGCAGGGATTTCTGAGCGTTATGAGTTCAATACAAAACTCTTACGCTCATTCTCTTGGTGATCAGATGATTGCGATTTATTGTTGACTACAATATGTGAGAGCACTGTATCCAACATACCTGAAGGCTCCTTCCTTTTCCTTGGCAATGGTTGGTCATCATGCCCAGGGTCGGAATCTACCTTCCGTTTTACAGTGTCTTCTGATGCCATTGTATGGATACAATTGCAGTTGTAATAATGAACGGTAATGTGTAGTGCTGGGCTATGAATTAACACAATGTGGGCACTATGCAAAATACTGTGTATCTAGAGATGGTTGAaatttatttataattCCACACACAGCATGGCTTATTACATTGTATAGACTATCTAACCTTTTTGTTCTATTTATGACTATATTAACCATTTTATTAAGTCAATGTGTCCCCAAGTTCATAGCTTTACTTACGAAGTAGATGATGTTTCTCCGTCAATATTTGTTATTACTCGTTTAGTTCTAGCTAGTTTCGTAATCCATTCATGTCTGTTGAATGAGTTCATAGCTCGAGAATCGATGTTTCCCATCTGCAATGCAGCTTGTCTTCGTACTTCGTCTATTTGTTTTACCATATCTGTTGGTTTCATATTGAGGAATGCGGTGTACTCCTGTCGTGGTTTAATTCCTAATGCTATCCACCACCGCATTATATCGGCGGTATTGCACATGGCCATAAATgtctgtatatatgttacacattatgtACACTAATCTAACCGAGTCCTGCATTTTGATAGAGTCTATGTAAAGTAGATTTGTATTTTAGATGGATAAGTTACAGTGAATTAGTGTGCTAACAGTTGAGTATTGTATAAATTAGCAGCAGGTGGAAAAAAATAATTTCCACGTTGCAGTGGCGCATCAAAGAAATCTACCTTCTTGGACACATTCACTAGGAGCCATTGTACTATCAAGGTAGATATTAAATCCTCtgtagatatacaacaacTATACACTCCGTATAGAATAGACCCTTTACCGCGCGCAGTTCACAGTTGTTTCTACTCCATTCTTGAGTAAAGCTTCTAACAAATACTAGATAAGCTATATTGATATCAATACAACACGGAGGTACACTGTACACATGAGGGGTACTATACTGGGCAACCTATCTATCATTGCCCACGATCGAAGCACACAACGGTGTTGAAGCACATTCTTTACATATAGAAGTTACAGCAAGTAATGGTTCTAGCCGTTAGTTACAATTACTGATGGGGATGTGTAGTCGTCTTGGTTACACAGGGTCTACATGGTCGCGTCTTGTCTATCGGGGGTGTTAGTTGCAATATAAGTTACCATTTTAGGCCGGTAAAATGGTATCTACTCAATCTGCCGGCAGCAGCCGTAATGCCAAGTCAAAACAGGTCAATTTGACCTCGAATATACCTATAATACGTACAAGAGCTCAATTTGACGAGTTTATGGTACTGTTTTGTGTATAGAAGTGTGATATTTGCTTCATAGAACAATGAGAGGTCATCTGTTTCGTACGATACCAAAGATGATGAGCTTAAAGCTCTGTCTGAATATGTCCTTGAGGGTCGCGTAAGTGCTATAAACAAAACGAAGCATACTTCCGATATGTCACGTGCTCATATATTAGTTCCATCAACTGTGATGCACAAGGATGAGAAAATAGAGAGCCTTGGGTTTCAGGTACCCAAGTCTTACATCCGCTTTATGCAGGACCGTAATACGCAAATCGGTATACGGATTTCGGATTCCATATCGTCGCACTATACGTTGTTCAAGCCTGACTTTCAGTTTGTCGAGACTTTGAATGCGCGTTGTCCTGATATTACCATTACATTGGTATGTTGTGTTCTTTAATGATATACTCTACAGTACGACTTTTGCATGATCATGGACTGCTTTGAGAAAGGTTCGGCCAAGCATGGTCAGGATAAGATATTTTCTTATGAATCTGCGTTGATCCATGCCAGGGAGAATGGTAATGCCATGCCGGCCTATGTGCTCTGCGAGGTTTACGCCTACTGGGCTCAGCGCAGGATGAAACATGTATTACCGCTAATACGCCACTTGTGGCCAGTGACTGTAATGTGGGAGGCCTCTGCTTTTCCAGTATTTCGTCCTCGAACTAAGGACAAGATGCTACTTCGTCGTCCTCGCCGCAGTAAGGCAGAGAATATTATGCGCCTATTTCGTATTATTGACGGTTTCCGCAAGGTGTTGAAGCTATTGACAAAGATGCGTCAGCGTGATGAGAAGATGCTCATGGTGGCGCAACTGGAGGTGGTGCTATTCGACCAGCGGTGTCGTGAACGTGACGACAGTAGCTACATATGTCCCTTTTGGCGCAGCATCACGGACAACATGCGTTCGCGTGTATTGCGCAAGCAGCGGGAGGGGTATGTTATGTTTAGTGGATACAATATTCACAGCGCATTCAAACTCGGGAGTTCCATGGACCACATCGGTTTGGCCTCAGGCACTCTGCAATCATCGGAATCTCAAACTCGTTATTGGTCATCGCACAGGGGCGAGGAATCACTTCCTGAAAAGGATATGTACAAATCACTTCGCATATCTCGTAGGATCGGCCGTGGAGGCCGTATTTGGATTGACCGTCGTCACCTATACGACAAGCAGCCCATATTGGAACGCTCGCTCAAAAGGTCAAGTATGTTCATGTCTGATGAAGACAGCGGTGACGAATTGGACCACGCTAAAGACAGTACCGTTGTGACAATCCCGAATCTTACGGGTTTCTTCAATGTGTACACAAATGACCGTCGGCTGGAATCAAGACCAGGCTTCGCATCGACATATGAGTTTATGCATCCGTACAACACTGGAGGTTGGTACTATCCTGTTAAGACATATATTACAGAATTGACATACTACCAGCTACCGGAGTACAAAGCTCGGCAATATGAGCTCATTAAGCTGCTGGAGGCGGTTAACAACGCCCAAGGTGATGGTGTGGTCAAACGCCCGCGCCTGGTGCTGAACACTGAGCCattaaacatataatagaATACACACTTTAGCATATAGTTTCATAAAGATGGAGTCGTGTTTCTACGATGCCGAGGTGTGTAGGCGTTTCAACATGCTTGGCAACTATATTAATTACTACGAGGTAAGTAAGTGAAATAGCTTCTTTTCCACTGGCATAATACTATACAGACTGCTATAAAGCGGATTAAAGATACAGCCCCGGAGTCCGATGACATACCTGCTGACTGTCTGGTATGTCTAGTTAATCGATACACATTGCCATGCAGGGTCACGTTAAGGAGCCTACTAAGGGGTAATGTTCCAAAACATTGTCTAATGTACCACAGGTCCGAGAGTGATGCATCATCGGTATCTGATGGTATGTAAAGAGTAACAATCAATTTACTATACAACAGAATCTGTTGATGAGGAACCACTACCAGAACCCGAGGTGGGTTATACATTATAAAGATAAATCCTACAGAACACTATATCTACTAACGAGGCAAAGCTGCTATGTAAACTAAAGGAGGCTGAGTATACAATTACTGCGCTGCAAGAACACCTTAATTCCATGAATAAAGACCATTTTGATGTAGAACAAGCATTGAAGAAAACATATTACGAAGATAGAAAACGGGATCAGCAGGAGTGCCATAGACTGCAGAATGAACTCATAGACAAACACCAGCAGATTGTTGAACTCGCTAGGAAAAATGAGTTAAACACCAAGTTTTGGGATGACCGGCAGCGTGAGATAAATAACCTCATGAACGATGTTATCCTGAATGTCAAGGACATGTATAGGTATCAAGTAAGTGTATCTATAAAGATACTATATAAACTACACAGGAACTTTGCAATATTTTTAGCCCCAAATAATAACTATCGCCTTTTAATATACTGTGTATAACACGTCTCGTAATACTACGTGTCTGCATCCGATGCACTGCTTATGCACGCGTCATTTGGTGCTCGGTGATGCGCTGTAGTACTTCATGTCTATATTTTCCGTGCTATACAAAGTCTTCGAGCCGCCAAGATACTGATAAAAGCCAATTGTATTGGCAGCGCACACTTTTAGCAAGGATTTTTTGTATTCCGGATAGTGGATCCTTAAGGGTGTATGTCTATTTGACTACATagacatacacattttggtCCTGGATATACAATTGATTTTTTCGGATAATATTTACTCACTTACTGGAATTTGTAATTGAAATTATAAGGATGAGGCTAATTTGAAAGGGGGTTGTTGGATAGTCatacatttatatacaaagGCGATGAACTAGTGGTTTGTTCGGGTAGATTACCATTTTGGTATTGAAGGATGGCATCGATTAAAGGAGCTCGCATGCCATCGGGCTTAATGGACTCTTCGTTCAATACTGGTATTAAGAAGCCTGTTGCTACTGCTGACCAGCTTGATGGCCTATACTTCCGTGAGAAGGAGGGTCCAAAACATGGTAGCATCGATCTGGGCGACGTTGCCTATGAGCTTTGTCAGCTAGATGCCAGTTTGGATGAATTGTTCCGTGAAGCTGATACCAGGTTTACCACTCATCAACAAATCCACAAGGTAAGTTATGTCATAGAGTTGCCCATCACATTCCTGAGTGCTTTACTAATTAAATGCAGTTCCGCCTGAGGGTATCACGACGCATTAGTGCCTTTGCTGCTATATGCCGTAAGCTTCTGAAGTGCATCGAGATGTCTTCCTCATCTCCCGATGCACTGAAGCTGAAGAGCTTCCACATGTTCTATATGGAACGGCTAATGCGGTAGGTCATTGGTGTTTTTGTCATATACCAGCAGTCACAAGATTAACCTGAGTGAATGGTGGTCCCGCAATGAACGCGACTACCATTCCATGTGTCTGTCATCTTACGTCTCTGAGGCTGAGTCAGCCAGTCAACTGTAATCCACATTGTTCTATTCGGCATGTTTTTATCAGGGATGAGGATATAGATTACGATACAAGTGTTACTTCCAATGAGTCAGAGCTTGTTCAAAAGTTGAAGGCCACGCGCAACATGATGTTGAATCAAATTAAGCAAATGAACGACACAGAGTCCTCTATGCTCAAGTCATCCACGTACATATCACGGCAAGCGGAGATACTCCAAGGTAACTATATGGGTATTGATTATATCGTGATTAGTGCTCAAACAACGCTTTGGTACTGCGAGGCAACTCTTCGTTAGTGTACGCAGAAAGTAGGTTGTAGTCAGTTTAGCCTATACACCGCAGGACAATACATCGATATGGGACCGTAAGAGTTTGTTATTTTGTGTTTCTAGGTGCCTGCGGATTCATTACCCTAAGGAGACTACGTATATTCAAGTATAGTTACATAGTATGTTCTAGGACCGACTTTCATTACCTGCAGCTCACGCGTTTTGCGCTAACCGCACCGTTCAAGATCGTTAACTTGCTACTACGCTTTAAACATTAGACCGTGCATTATTAATTACATAGTTATTGCGAAACTGGCCACATTACGTGGTTTATAAAGTTTTCGATCATTACCTTGGAGTCCTTGCGCCAACCGTCAACTACTTCCACTATTTTATCAATTAGACGGTCAAATTCATGTCCCTGTATAGAGTGTATCACTATGAGTTATACCTACCACTGGGTGGTCCGTCAAGGTTGCCTTGTGCACCTCCTGGGTAAATTTCTTCTGCCAGTTTTCTATCGAGCTCTTGAGCTTGATGGAATTCGCCGTGGTGAAACCAATCTTAAGGTCCTCACGACCTACACCGCGCTCAAGTGAGCGCTTGATATAGGTTTCGTAGTTGCGCAATATGCGCATCATTATATTGGAGGTGCTTATACCAGGGGTACGTTGCAAGGCAACTATGCGGCCATTGTCCTTGAGCCAACGGGTGGCATCCGCATCACACTCTACATTAGGCGACGATATGACATAGTCAATGCGGTGTTTCCGGAGGAACGTTTTGGTTATCGGGTGTGGCGGGCATTCCAGGATGTCGTCAACCCATCTGATGTGATACAACGCCGCTGCACGGTCCCTGCACGGCTGCATTACACGACCCTTTAACTTAAGAGCCACGTCATCCGACACCACGCCAACTATGAGATGTACCTTATTGAAGCACTTCTTTATCTGCTCAAAGTGTCGTGCGTGACCGTAGTGTAACAGGTCGAATACACCCGCTGTGTAGACAAAGATGTCCTCGCGAGTGTCGTAGTCATCAGTGGCGGATGCCGCCCCCAGGGACTCAGAGGTGTTACAAGAGCCGCCGGCGTCAACGAAGTCGTCAACATAACTACAAATAGTAGATCTCGTGGGCGTTATATCCACGAACTCGTCTATCGAGGCATGGTCCTTGGCACTGTTGACGTCCTCAAACACCTCCTCAGCTGGCGGGGTATCGCTACCGCTGCTCTCACTGTCAGCACCGTTTTCATCACCAGCAAAGTCACGTAGTGCATGTATATAACGCTCTATCCACTGTTCCAGGGAAGTAGCTATACCCGCACGAATTTCCTCTATTTTGCCCTCGAGTTTATTACCCTAGTAGATATAATTATGCTGTGGAATGACCTACAAGTGATACGTCAGTGGAGGTAATCTGGTCCGTTATCTGCCTGACCCACTTGTTAATCTTCTTCTTAACACGGATTGAATTGGCCAtggtagtaccaatgttaagGTCCTTGGGGTTGACGCCAGTATTAATCGATCTAATAGCCATGTGTGTCTAGATATCAAACATACTTCTCGATGTAGTCTTCATAGTGCTGTAGTATACGCACTACAAGGTCAGTGGTACAAACACCAGCCGTACGACGAGTTGCCTTGAAACGGCcctgtaatatatacaacacagtAACTAGACCTACTTCCTCCTTTAACCAGCCGTAGATATCGTTATCACTAGCTTCATTGATGCCCTTGGTGGCCTTTTGGCTCGTGGAATACGGAATGTCATCATGAGCAACAAAGTCTATACCGTGCTTGGTCATGAACTGCTTAGTTACGATCCAGGGACATGGAGCTATCACCTCGTCCACCCAACGAACGTGACGTAAGAATTCAGCACGCTCTGCCATCGTGTTCACAGTCTGCCCTTTCAATTGTAAAGTCTCTTCATCGTCAGTCACGCCGACCTTAAGGATGCACTTTGGAAACATCTTTTTGGCCTGCTCAAGCTGGCGCATATGACCCAGATGAGGCATATCAAAGACACCTAGAAGCGATGTATTAGTCTAAGGATAACGTACCGTCGGAATAGACGGTATACGTCTTATCATCTTCCATGGTGACGACAGTTAGACCAAAGGGATGACCACGAATAACACACTACCCAAGTAAAATACCCATAGTGGAATCAATAAGATAATAAATTAACTGTACAGTACATGTGTGCGGTCACCGCCAGCCAGTGTGTTAACCATCGAGCCGACGGCGCTTGGGGTCTCCCAACTCAGTGTGGGTGTCTACAGAATCACGACTGGATTCCGAAACGTCACTATTCCGGATTTCACCTTCCTCTGCACTTAAAGAACGATTTCTTCGTTCAGAATGCAGACGACGACGAAGGCTTTCGTGGATTAGTGCAACGTTCTCCGGTGAACACGCCTTGTTGCCTAGGCATATACGCTCATAGCTGTGGCATATTAACACGGATTACTGGTAACCTACTCCGCTAAACTGGCACCGCGATCCAATATGCCTTGATTAATCAGCTGCTTCACATTTTCACGCTctattttatattgtttCTGATGAGTAATGTAACGGTGTTCTTTCTCATACCCTTATAGGCGAGTGGACGTCCTTGAATAGGTCATACGGAGTTGAGCCGGGCTGTCCAACAATGTCTAAATACATGGCTTCAGTACTGTGAGCCTTGATGAAATCCTCAAACACAGTGCGGCCATTGATCGTACCCTTGGCAACACAGTCCTGGGTATTGTTACACCGAGTAGATTTACATACCTCTAGGAAAGCTACGAAATGCTGCCGACGCTTACGTTGGGCACGGTAAGCACGTTTTTCAGCTTCCTTTACGTGGTTACGGTAATGCCGCTTAAATACAACCTGGTGACATTCCAGTATGTCGAGGAGATGCAACCCCTCGAAACCAGTAAATTGACGTTTCACATTGGGCCACTGCGGCATGTCGTCGGTGACTAGCTTCTCCATTTCAGCCTCCAGTTTCTCCATGGATACGCGGCGGCGCTCCCTTTGGCGCTCCTTTAATTCATGGTCCATGCGCTCCATGGTCTCCTGGAATATACCATCCCTGGTCTTCTCATCAGCCCAGGTCCACCACTCACGGGTGTGGCATCGTTCCGCAAACTCAACATAGGTTGTATAGGGTGTTAATTCCTCCCACTTTTCCAACTCGTTGATTATCAGGTCGCCTATCATCCCGCGCTTACGACGCATCTCCTCATGATGGCGACGTTGAGCCTGACTTGTAAACTCCGAAAACAGCTGCTTCTTCTCGCCCTTAGTGAGAATCGCGAACTTGGGCCATCTATAGCATGTATTAGATGTTTTACCAACATACCGCTCATTAACCTCCAGTAGCCTAACAGCCATGTCCCATGTTGTACGCCGAGTGAAATTGAACTCTTCAAGCCACCGAGAAAATGCAACCTTGGCATTCTCTTTAGTTGATAGCTCTTCACGCTCATGCTCACTTATAACGTCAAGGACTTCCTGAGGCTTGCT
This window harbors:
- a CDS encoding Ubiquitin carboxyl-terminal hydrolase family protein, which translates into the protein MASEDTVKRKVDSDPGHDDQPLPRKRKEPSVNNKSQSSDHQENEQIPAKKHVKCPYLGTINRHLLDFDFEKVCSITLSNKHVYACLVCGRYFEGRGKNTYAYTHALEERHYVFINLHDCKVYSLPDNYHVEDASLNDIALFLKPKYTKEYVENIDTKIVYGKGLDGTDFIPGCIGLNNLKQTDYFNVIIQVLCTVATVRNYLLLLDIDRIQPPDNVISTLVELIRKIYNTKNFKGIVSPHEFLQAVGVASKGLYKIGVHNDPVALLTWLLNRLDTKLRNKKTKESIVAKAFGGQLNVYTQDGDNWTQKITPFKMITLDVPNAPIFKDDKEKNIIPQVSIFQLLQKFQGESAHTSPNGELCKYKIWKLPDYLVINIKRFTKNNFFIEKNPTIVSFPMKNLDMGIYIDDKSPFKGDINARYDLACSVCHQGNPESGRYKIHVLHPPTGDWYELEDLLVTSVLPQFVAQSESYIQVYKKQQTGNGATTHNDNENIDMFD
- a CDS encoding putative integral membrane protein codes for the protein MASIKGARMPSGLMDSSFNTGIKKPVATADQLDGLYFREKEGPKHGSIDLGDVAYELCQLDASLDELFREADTRFTTHQQIHKFRLRVSRRISAFAAICRKLLKCIEMSSSSPDALKLKSFHMFYMERLMRHKINLSEWWSRNERDYHSMCLSSYVSEAESASQLDEDIDYDTSVTSNESELVQKLKATRNMMLNQIKQMNDTESSMLKSSTYISRQAEILQVLKQRFGTARQLFVSVRRKTIHRYGTVRVCYFVFLGACGFITLRRLRIFKYSYILTRFALTAPFKIVNLLLRFKH
- a CDS encoding WW domain containing protein, which gives rise to MAVSNAYWTEHVSKDGRRYFYNQQTKKSQWEKPDELKTDLERKIESRTNWKQFETAEGKVYYYNSVTRQSVWSKPQEVLDVISEHEREELSTKENAKVAFSRWLEEFNFTRRTTWDMAVRLLEVNERWPKFAILTKGEKKQLFSEFTSQAQRRHHEEMRRKRGMIGDLIINELEKWEELTPYTTYVEFAERCHTREWWTWADEKTRDGIFQETMERMDHELKERQRERRRVSMEKLEAEMEKLVTDDMPQWPNVKRQFTGFEGLHLLDILECHQVVFKRHYRNHVKEAEKRAYRAQRKRRQHFVAFLEDCVAKGTINGRTVFEDFIKAHSTEAMYLDIVGQPGSTPYDLFKDVHSPIRKQYKIERENVKQLINQGILDRGASLADYERICLGNKACSPENVALIHESLRRRLHSERRNRSLSAEEGEIRNSDVSESSRDSVDTHTELGDPKRRRLDG
- a CDS encoding Enhancer of polycomb-like family protein; its protein translation is MVSTQSAGSSRNAKSKQVNLTSNIPIIRTRAQFDEFMNNERSSVSYDTKDDELKALSEYVLEGRVSAINKTKHTSDMSRAHILVPSTVMHKDEKIESLGFQVPKSYIRFMQDRNTQIGIRISDSISSHYTLFKPDFQFVETLNARCPDITITLYDFCMIMDCFEKGSAKHGQDKIFSYESALIHARENGNAMPAYVLCEVYAYWAQRRMKHVLPLIRHLWPVTVMWEASAFPVFRPRTKDKMLLRRPRRSKAENIMRLFRIIDGFRKVLKLLTKMRQRDEKMLMVAQLEVVLFDQRCRERDDSSYICPFWRSITDNMRSRVLRKQREGAFKLGSSMDHIGLASGTLQSSESQTRYWSSHRGEESLPEKDMYKSLRISRRIGRGGRIWIDRRHLYDKQPILERSLKRSSMFMSDEDSGDELDHAKDSTVVTIPNLTGFFNVYTNDRRLESRPGFASTYEFMHPYNTGELTYYQLPEYKARQYELIKLLEAVNNAQGDGVVKRPRLVLNTEPLNI
- a CDS encoding Cytidylyltransferase family protein gives rise to the protein MEDDKTYTVYSDGVFDMPHLGHMRQLEQAKKMFPKCILKVGVTDDEETLQLKGQTVNTMAERAEFLRHVRWVDEVIAPCPWIVTKQFMTKHGIDFVAHDDIPYSTSQKATKGINEASDNDIYGWLKEEGRFKATRRTAGVCTTDLVVRILQHYEDYIEKSINTGVNPKDLNIGTTMANSIRVKKKINKWVRQITDQITSTDVSLGNKLEGKIEEIRAGIATSLEQWIERYIHALRDFAGDENGADSESSGSDTPPAEEVFEDVNSAKDHASIDEFVDITPTRSTICSYVDDFVDAGGSCNTSESLGAASATDDYDTREDIFVYTAGVFDLLHYGHARHFEQIKKCFNKVHLIVGVVSDDVALKLKGRVMQPCRDRAAALYHIRWVDDILECPPHPITKTFLRKHRIDYVISSPNVECDADATRWLKDNGRIVALQRTPGISTSNIMMRILRNYETYIKRSLERGVGREDLKIGFTTANSIKLKSSIENWQKKFTQEVHKATLTDHPVGHEFDRLIDKIVEVVDGWRKDSKVMIENFINHVMWPVSQ